In Bifidobacterium actinocoloniiforme DSM 22766, a genomic segment contains:
- a CDS encoding HelD family protein has product MSTYSSQLHDEQRSVDRAYGRLDALRTQTRSRLDSVRAAGSHGSPTQRTERDSFASLYEDRLAQLRAVEDRLVFGRLDDKDGQRRYIGRIGLSSESHDPILTDWRAEAARPFYEATPSSHGDIVLRRHISLSFRTVTSIEDEVLDLNSPEVGQAANQGTLAGEGALLATLSSRRTGRMTDIVATIQAEQDRIIRSDMAHALVVQGGPGTGKTAVALHRAAYLLYTHRSTLERSGVLVVGPSPDFLRYIDQVLPSLGETGVLSRTIADLIPGVVAQANDRPEVARLKGDGRMASVIAGAVRSRERVPAELPTVRIEGIAVPMLAVDVQQALTDARRTRQSHNKARETFVKSILQTMENRYAQSLDYTPESDELSRVRSLLRLSDPVRKAINLAWLPMRPEWLLENLWSRPAFLARLAPWLSPSQVEALTRPKGSPLTVSDIPLLDEAMELLGPDPRQAARQAAEASQQAEEQQFAKDTLAQNGIGNGLVTSRMLLDNINGLDSQAAAQRAAEDRQWAFGHIVVDEAQELTSMDWRMLIRRCPSRSFTIVGDVAQTSALGGTRSWERTMNQLFGEDGWDLSELTIDYRNPREVSELAGEYARSEGLRVSTLKAVRTVPDAVRRITVTDDNGAVEAAAQAAAEMAGRFIAEDGTGRVAVIGSQDQVAPLKAAVGKAYRASAGGEAADRLAAEDSWDRQILVTDTRGTKGLEFDGVVLTDPERIADEAPSRLTAASDIYVAMTRPTQQLVIVERKEGEER; this is encoded by the coding sequence ATGTCAACCTATTCCTCACAACTCCATGACGAACAGCGGTCCGTGGACCGCGCTTACGGCCGTCTGGACGCCTTGCGCACCCAAACCAGGTCCCGCCTGGACTCAGTGCGCGCGGCTGGCTCCCACGGCTCCCCCACCCAGCGCACGGAGCGCGACTCCTTCGCCTCCCTGTACGAGGACCGGCTGGCCCAACTACGAGCCGTCGAGGATCGCCTGGTCTTCGGGCGGCTCGACGACAAGGACGGCCAGCGACGCTACATCGGTCGCATCGGCCTGTCCAGCGAAAGCCACGATCCGATCCTGACCGACTGGCGGGCTGAAGCGGCCCGCCCCTTCTACGAGGCGACGCCCTCCTCCCACGGCGACATCGTCCTGCGTCGGCACATCAGCCTGAGCTTCCGCACCGTGACGAGCATCGAAGACGAGGTTCTGGACCTGAATTCGCCCGAGGTGGGTCAGGCCGCCAACCAGGGCACCCTGGCCGGCGAGGGGGCCCTCCTGGCCACCCTGTCCAGCCGCCGCACCGGGCGGATGACCGACATCGTAGCGACCATTCAGGCCGAACAGGACCGCATCATCCGCTCCGACATGGCCCATGCCCTGGTCGTCCAAGGAGGCCCTGGCACCGGCAAGACCGCCGTGGCCCTCCACCGGGCGGCCTATCTCCTGTACACCCACCGTTCCACCTTGGAACGGTCAGGCGTCCTGGTGGTCGGCCCCTCCCCTGACTTCCTGCGCTACATCGATCAGGTCCTGCCCTCGCTGGGCGAGACCGGAGTGCTCAGCCGCACGATAGCGGACCTGATCCCAGGGGTAGTGGCCCAAGCGAACGACAGACCCGAAGTGGCCAGGCTCAAGGGCGATGGACGGATGGCTTCCGTCATCGCCGGCGCCGTTCGCAGCCGGGAGCGGGTGCCAGCCGAGCTGCCGACCGTTCGGATCGAAGGCATCGCCGTCCCCATGCTGGCGGTTGACGTCCAGCAGGCCTTGACCGATGCCCGGCGAACGCGCCAGAGCCACAATAAGGCCCGCGAGACTTTCGTCAAGTCCATCCTCCAAACGATGGAGAACCGCTACGCGCAGAGCCTGGACTACACACCCGAGAGCGACGAGCTCTCCCGGGTCCGCTCCCTTCTGCGCTTGAGCGACCCCGTACGCAAGGCGATCAACCTGGCCTGGCTGCCAATGCGGCCGGAGTGGCTCCTGGAGAACCTCTGGTCCCGGCCAGCCTTCCTGGCTCGACTGGCGCCTTGGCTGAGCCCCAGCCAGGTGGAAGCCCTGACGAGACCCAAGGGATCGCCCTTGACAGTCTCCGACATCCCTCTGTTGGACGAGGCGATGGAGCTCCTGGGCCCTGATCCCCGGCAGGCCGCCAGGCAGGCGGCCGAGGCCTCACAGCAGGCCGAGGAACAACAGTTCGCCAAGGACACGCTGGCCCAGAATGGAATAGGCAACGGGCTGGTGACCTCGCGGATGCTCTTGGACAACATCAACGGTTTGGACTCCCAGGCGGCAGCCCAGCGAGCGGCCGAGGACCGCCAGTGGGCCTTTGGGCATATCGTCGTCGACGAAGCCCAGGAGCTGACCAGCATGGATTGGCGGATGTTGATCCGTCGCTGCCCTTCGCGCTCATTCACGATTGTCGGCGACGTGGCTCAGACCTCGGCCTTGGGAGGCACCCGCTCCTGGGAAAGGACCATGAACCAGCTTTTCGGCGAAGATGGCTGGGACCTGAGCGAGTTGACGATTGACTACCGCAACCCCAGGGAGGTTTCGGAGCTGGCCGGCGAATACGCTCGCTCGGAGGGGCTGCGCGTCTCCACGCTCAAGGCCGTGCGCACCGTGCCCGATGCTGTGCGCCGAATCACGGTCACTGACGATAACGGTGCGGTGGAAGCCGCCGCCCAGGCCGCAGCCGAAATGGCCGGCAGGTTCATTGCCGAGGACGGCACCGGTCGGGTGGCGGTCATCGGCTCCCAAGACCAAGTGGCCCCCTTGAAAGCCGCCGTGGGCAAGGCCTACCGAGCTTCCGCGGGCGGCGAAGCAGCCGACCGTTTAGCTGCCGAGGATTCCTGGGACCGCCAAATTTTGGTGACTGACACGCGAGGGACCAAGGGTTTGGAATTCGACGGGGTCGTCCTGACTGACCCCGAACGCATCGCCGACGAGGCCCCCTCCCGCCTGACGGCGGCATCGGACATCTACGTGGCGATGACGCGGCCCACCCAGCAGCTGGTCATCGTGGAACGCAAGGAAGGCGAAGAACGCTGA
- a CDS encoding LysM peptidoglycan-binding domain-containing protein — protein MSAAMITRVNPGSLPTFGRRSSGREPSRFRRLGAMILGLALALSGAGLAIGNQARSDAVVQEVTAYTVRPGDTLWTYAKMVTPAGGDVSETVDQLMELNGLSSPTLQTGQRLVVPKR, from the coding sequence ATGAGCGCAGCGATGATCACCCGGGTGAATCCAGGGTCTCTGCCCACCTTCGGTCGGCGTTCCAGCGGGCGGGAGCCGTCCAGGTTCCGCCGTCTGGGGGCCATGATCCTGGGTCTGGCCCTGGCCCTGAGCGGGGCTGGACTGGCCATCGGCAATCAGGCTCGTTCGGACGCGGTCGTTCAGGAGGTCACCGCTTACACAGTGCGTCCGGGTGATACCTTATGGACCTACGCCAAGATGGTGACGCCCGCCGGTGGGGATGTTTCCGAGACCGTGGACCAATTGATGGAGCTCAACGGCTTGAGCTCACCCACCCTCCAAACCGGCCAGCGGCTCGTCGTGCCGAAGCGATGA
- the lexA gene encoding transcriptional repressor LexA: protein MGTIPFTGGEAARHSVRQPGGQPSLTARQTRVLEAIRTHLASKGFAPSYREIGLAAGLKSPSSVKHQLQVLEELGYIRTNANKGRAIELVERPEPTADGTSSSSVIIDFPAIIEGRDEAIERSRDVPLVGRIAAGQPITAEQHVDDVMRLPERLTGSGQLFMLEVHGDSMIEAAICDGDFVVVREQSEAENGDIVAALLDDEATVKTFRREDGHVWLMPHNPAYSPIDGSEATIMGKVVTVLRRI from the coding sequence GTGGGCACCATCCCCTTCACAGGCGGCGAGGCGGCGCGTCATAGCGTCCGGCAACCTGGCGGTCAACCGTCCCTTACCGCTAGGCAAACGCGCGTCCTGGAGGCCATCCGCACCCACCTCGCCTCCAAAGGCTTCGCACCCTCCTACCGGGAGATCGGATTGGCCGCCGGCCTGAAGAGCCCATCGTCGGTCAAGCACCAGCTGCAAGTCCTCGAAGAGCTCGGTTATATCCGCACCAACGCCAACAAAGGCCGGGCCATTGAATTGGTTGAGCGGCCAGAGCCAACCGCTGACGGCACAAGCTCAAGCTCCGTCATCATCGACTTCCCCGCTATCATCGAGGGCCGCGATGAGGCCATCGAGCGCTCCCGTGACGTGCCGCTGGTCGGGCGAATAGCCGCGGGCCAGCCAATCACCGCTGAGCAACATGTGGACGATGTGATGCGCCTGCCCGAGCGCTTGACCGGTTCCGGCCAGCTTTTCATGCTGGAGGTTCATGGTGATTCGATGATCGAAGCGGCTATTTGCGATGGCGACTTCGTAGTCGTGCGCGAGCAGTCCGAGGCCGAGAACGGCGACATCGTCGCCGCCCTACTGGACGACGAGGCCACAGTCAAGACCTTCCGCCGTGAGGATGGGCACGTCTGGCTGATGCCCCACAACCCGGCGTACTCCCCCATCGACGGCTCGGAAGCCACAATCATGGGCAAGGTCGTCACAGTCCTACGTCGCATCTAG
- a CDS encoding UDP-N-acetylmuramoyl-tripeptide--D-alanyl-D-alanine ligase → MMPMTLKQVAQAVHGRITPAAAKGGLDLPIANVTTDSRQVGPGSLFVAIAGERVDGHRFLGQAAEQGAIGALVSEEQADADLPQVVVEDTVQALGQLAASNVERRRALDAPFTLVAITGSVGKTTTKDLLAAMLAKLGPTVAPVGSFNNEIGLPLTALRVGPDTRYLVAEMGASQVGDIAYLTSIAPPDIAVVLKVGVAHLGVFGSVERIAQAKSELVRGLRPHGLAVLNADDERVAAMAQLAPGRVLRFGLGGAERPDDPGLDMTARDITTDDLDRPSFQLEARGERPVAASLALSGEHNVMNALAAACVAHELGLPLEDISASLSAQGRRSPHRMAVSQVEEDGARFTLIDDSFNANPDSMSAGLRALASWKEPTGGQDGAAQAEPYRVAVLGGMLELGEGTMDLHRQVGALCVSLGLDALVAVGGERGQLTDMAGAMVEGARRASAAQGSKHAGMRLFQAPDTGQADRFVRDLASGHPGCVVLLKGSHMSGLDALAERWQSGRFGEQQ, encoded by the coding sequence CTGATGCCCATGACCCTGAAGCAGGTGGCCCAAGCCGTCCACGGGCGGATTACGCCCGCTGCGGCGAAGGGCGGGCTGGACCTGCCGATAGCGAATGTGACGACGGACTCGCGGCAGGTGGGTCCAGGCTCCCTGTTCGTGGCGATAGCCGGCGAAAGGGTGGACGGCCACCGCTTCCTGGGCCAGGCAGCCGAGCAAGGCGCCATCGGGGCCCTGGTGAGCGAGGAGCAGGCGGATGCGGACCTGCCCCAGGTCGTCGTCGAGGATACCGTCCAAGCCTTGGGTCAGTTAGCGGCCAGCAATGTGGAGCGCCGCCGGGCTTTGGACGCTCCCTTCACGCTGGTGGCCATCACCGGATCAGTGGGCAAGACCACGACCAAAGACCTCCTGGCCGCCATGCTGGCTAAGCTCGGACCCACTGTGGCCCCGGTAGGCTCCTTCAACAACGAGATAGGCCTGCCCCTGACCGCCCTGCGCGTGGGGCCTGACACCCGCTATTTGGTGGCGGAGATGGGCGCCAGCCAAGTGGGCGACATCGCTTACCTGACATCGATAGCCCCGCCAGATATAGCGGTGGTCCTCAAAGTCGGTGTGGCGCACCTGGGCGTGTTCGGCTCGGTTGAACGGATAGCCCAAGCCAAGAGCGAGCTGGTACGAGGGCTGCGCCCGCATGGCCTGGCGGTGCTCAACGCCGACGACGAGCGGGTGGCCGCGATGGCCCAGCTGGCGCCCGGCCGCGTCCTGCGATTCGGCTTGGGCGGAGCTGAGCGGCCTGACGATCCAGGTCTCGACATGACCGCCAGGGACATCACCACCGACGACCTGGACCGTCCCTCCTTCCAGCTTGAGGCCAGGGGAGAGCGGCCGGTCGCCGCCAGCCTGGCCCTGAGCGGCGAGCACAATGTGATGAACGCCCTGGCCGCGGCATGCGTGGCACATGAGCTTGGCCTGCCGCTGGAGGACATCAGCGCGTCCCTGAGCGCCCAAGGTAGGCGCAGCCCCCACCGAATGGCGGTCAGCCAGGTGGAGGAGGATGGGGCGCGCTTCACGCTGATCGACGACTCCTTTAATGCGAATCCTGACTCCATGAGCGCCGGTCTGAGGGCCCTGGCCTCGTGGAAGGAACCAACCGGGGGCCAGGACGGCGCGGCGCAAGCGGAGCCTTACCGGGTCGCCGTTCTGGGCGGGATGCTGGAACTGGGCGAGGGCACCATGGACCTCCACCGTCAGGTGGGCGCCCTGTGCGTCAGCCTGGGATTAGACGCTCTGGTGGCGGTCGGCGGCGAGCGCGGCCAGCTGACCGACATGGCTGGCGCTATGGTGGAGGGGGCCAGGCGGGCATCCGCCGCGCAAGGGTCCAAGCATGCCGGGATGCGGCTCTTCCAGGCGCCGGACACCGGCCAGGCCGACCGGTTCGTGCGTGACTTGGCCAGCGGCCATCCTGGTTGCGTGGTCTTGCTGAAGGGCTCCCACATGTCTGGGCTGGATGCCCTGGCTGAGCGTTGGCAGAGCGGAAGATTCGGAGAGCAGCAGTGA
- the mraY gene encoding phospho-N-acetylmuramoyl-pentapeptide-transferase, with the protein MISLIIGIIISLIVTFGGTPLLVRLLHERHYGQYIRQDGPQSHLVKRGTPTMGGLIVNLAIVLGWAGSAFYRYLSRGDKPSLSAMLVLFAMLSMGMLGFIDDFTKVRKKQNLGLSVAGKFIGQFILATIYAVLALLLPTKTGFHSAQAGISFVERPIISFEFAGRAVAIILFVLWVNLLMTAWSNAFNLTDGLDGLASGSSMIAFTGYAMIAFWESYHVRGGSHAGHSYAVSDPLDLTIIACCAAVACFGFLWYNTNPASIFMGDTGSLALGGLFAALSIATHTELLAVILGGLFVMETASDVIQVGFFKMTHRRVFKMAPIHHHFELLGWQESKVVVRFWMIELIFVLMALVLFYADWLARSGLAL; encoded by the coding sequence GTGATTTCCCTGATCATAGGCATCATCATCTCCCTGATCGTCACCTTCGGGGGGACGCCCTTGCTGGTGCGCCTGCTGCACGAGCGTCACTACGGGCAGTACATCCGTCAGGACGGGCCCCAGTCCCACCTGGTCAAACGCGGGACCCCCACGATGGGCGGATTGATCGTCAACCTGGCCATCGTCTTGGGTTGGGCGGGCTCCGCCTTCTACCGCTACCTGTCCAGGGGCGATAAGCCTTCCCTATCGGCTATGCTGGTCCTGTTCGCCATGCTTTCGATGGGGATGCTCGGCTTCATTGACGACTTCACTAAGGTACGCAAGAAGCAGAACCTTGGTCTGTCTGTGGCCGGCAAGTTCATAGGTCAGTTCATCCTGGCCACGATTTACGCCGTCCTGGCGCTTCTGCTGCCCACTAAGACCGGTTTCCACTCCGCCCAGGCGGGCATATCGTTCGTGGAACGCCCGATCATCTCCTTCGAGTTCGCCGGACGCGCGGTGGCCATCATCCTGTTCGTCTTGTGGGTGAACCTGTTGATGACGGCTTGGAGCAATGCGTTCAACCTGACCGATGGCTTGGATGGCCTGGCTTCCGGTTCCTCGATGATCGCCTTCACTGGTTATGCCATGATCGCTTTCTGGGAGTCCTACCATGTGAGGGGCGGCAGCCACGCCGGTCATTCGTACGCGGTGTCCGACCCCTTGGATCTGACGATCATCGCCTGCTGCGCTGCCGTGGCTTGCTTCGGCTTCCTGTGGTATAACACGAATCCGGCCTCCATCTTCATGGGCGATACGGGCTCCCTGGCCCTGGGCGGCCTGTTCGCGGCCCTGTCCATCGCCACCCACACTGAGCTTCTGGCCGTGATTCTGGGTGGCTTGTTCGTGATGGAGACCGCCTCCGACGTGATCCAGGTGGGCTTCTTCAAGATGACCCACAGGCGCGTGTTCAAGATGGCGCCCATCCATCATCATTTCGAGCTGCTGGGTTGGCAGGAGTCCAAGGTCGTGGTCCGCTTCTGGATGATCGAGTTGATTTTCGTGCTGATGGCCTTGGTCCTGTTCTACGCGGATTGGCTGGCCAGGTCGGGCTTGGCCCTATGA
- the mraZ gene encoding division/cell wall cluster transcriptional repressor MraZ, whose product MVGQEYDRPVSPNPASERDPEPLQPLPLLLGTYTPKMDAKGRLALPAKFRNRLGAGLVMARGQERCVYLLPADEFRRIAVRIQRTSMGDRSAREYLRVFLSGAVDQEPDKQGRILVPPMLREYAHLDQSVVVIGVGTRAEIWDQESWQTYLASKEQGYSDIADDVLPAVDF is encoded by the coding sequence ATGGTAGGACAGGAATACGACCGTCCCGTATCGCCGAACCCAGCCTCGGAACGCGATCCCGAGCCACTCCAGCCCTTGCCCCTGCTCCTAGGCACTTACACGCCGAAAATGGACGCCAAAGGGCGCCTGGCCCTGCCCGCCAAATTCCGCAACAGGCTGGGCGCAGGCCTAGTCATGGCCCGAGGCCAGGAGCGGTGCGTCTACTTACTGCCGGCCGACGAATTCCGGCGAATCGCCGTCCGCATCCAGCGCACTTCGATGGGAGACCGCTCCGCGCGCGAATACCTGCGCGTCTTCCTATCCGGCGCCGTGGATCAGGAGCCCGACAAGCAGGGACGGATTCTCGTTCCCCCGATGCTGCGCGAATACGCCCATCTGGACCAGTCCGTCGTCGTGATCGGCGTGGGCACCCGGGCTGAGATTTGGGACCAGGAATCCTGGCAAACCTATCTGGCCAGCAAGGAGCAGGGCTACTCAGACATAGCGGACGATGTGTTACCGGCGGTGGACTTCTGA
- the nrdR gene encoding transcriptional regulator NrdR: MHCPFCQNPDTKVVDTRISDDGYAIRRRRECPRCSRRFTTIETSALLVKKHSGNSEPFNRDKVIAGVRKACQGRHIEEDALKQLGQQVEEDLRSRGLAQVDSEEVGKAILGPLRKLDEVAYLRFASVYQSFNGLEDFQRAIDELKAEDEADLQVAEGR; this comes from the coding sequence ATGCATTGTCCTTTTTGCCAGAACCCAGACACGAAAGTCGTTGATACCCGCATCAGCGACGACGGCTACGCCATACGACGACGGCGCGAGTGCCCCAGGTGCTCCAGGCGTTTCACCACCATTGAGACCTCGGCCCTGCTGGTCAAAAAGCACTCAGGCAATAGCGAGCCCTTTAACAGGGACAAGGTCATAGCCGGCGTACGCAAGGCCTGTCAAGGTCGTCACATCGAGGAGGACGCCCTCAAGCAGCTGGGGCAGCAAGTCGAGGAGGATTTGCGCTCGCGTGGTTTGGCCCAAGTGGACTCAGAGGAAGTGGGCAAGGCCATACTCGGACCCTTGCGCAAGCTGGACGAGGTCGCCTACCTGCGTTTCGCCTCGGTCTACCAGAGTTTCAACGGTCTGGAGGACTTCCAACGGGCCATCGACGAGTTGAAGGCCGAAGACGAGGCCGACCTGCAGGTGGCCGAGGGCCGCTGA
- a CDS encoding peptidoglycan D,D-transpeptidase FtsI family protein: MDARSFAIRSIVVALILALVTAVALGKLAWIQLFQGQATAEAATRSRTVPHTLKAQRGRILDANGMILAQSVERYTIVGSPKAAADFIPVDCTKQTEGNCHAINGKPVGATGPAAVARILAPTLGMNQMELGAKLVGSNSYVVLKKDVTPQVKRAIDKLGLAGVISAELSNQRSYPHRDLMGSLLGGVDANGKGVAGIEYMEDAALTGKDGYEVYQQGMYGQQIPGTESKSQPPVDGKDVRLTIDGDVQWYVQKALADGKAKYHAGWVMAVVQEPSAGRIIALADTESKAAGSAEAKMNPPLVVTQTFEPGSIGKTITLSGMLQEGTRQMTDKFTVPDRIKVDGQEYHDATEHGPERWTMAGILQNSSNVGMVMASDKYTDQQRYEYLTKFGIGQSSGLGLQGESKGLLTPPSAWDRRTRNTVLFGQGYATNAIQLTNAVATIANKGVRNQQSLIKSVSDEDGKPGQSPSSQATRVIDEQVAAQVMNGMESVADKFKNVAAVDGYRVASKTGTAEVAGQDGRLTSIISDWVGVIPADNPRFVVTVVMKDPQGTFGGLTAGPVFAQIGEFLMQKYELPPSAPRTDAIPVQW, from the coding sequence TTGGACGCCCGTTCCTTCGCCATACGCTCGATAGTCGTCGCGCTCATCCTGGCCTTAGTGACCGCTGTCGCCCTGGGCAAACTGGCCTGGATCCAGCTCTTCCAGGGGCAGGCCACCGCCGAGGCGGCGACCCGCAGCAGGACCGTGCCCCACACCCTGAAAGCCCAGCGTGGACGCATCCTTGATGCCAACGGCATGATCCTGGCCCAGAGCGTGGAACGCTACACCATCGTCGGCAGCCCCAAGGCCGCCGCCGACTTCATACCAGTGGATTGCACCAAGCAGACCGAGGGCAACTGCCACGCCATCAACGGCAAGCCGGTGGGCGCGACCGGTCCGGCTGCCGTGGCGCGCATCCTGGCCCCGACCCTGGGCATGAACCAGATGGAGCTCGGCGCCAAGCTTGTGGGCTCCAACAGTTACGTGGTCCTGAAAAAGGATGTGACCCCTCAGGTCAAGCGCGCGATCGATAAGCTGGGGCTGGCCGGCGTGATTTCCGCGGAGCTGAGCAACCAGCGCTCGTACCCCCACCGCGACCTGATGGGCTCCCTCCTGGGCGGTGTGGACGCGAACGGCAAGGGGGTGGCCGGGATCGAGTACATGGAGGACGCGGCCCTGACCGGTAAGGACGGATACGAGGTCTACCAGCAGGGCATGTACGGCCAGCAGATCCCCGGCACTGAGTCCAAGTCCCAGCCGCCGGTTGACGGCAAGGATGTGCGTTTGACCATAGACGGGGACGTGCAGTGGTACGTGCAGAAGGCCCTGGCGGACGGCAAGGCCAAGTACCATGCGGGCTGGGTGATGGCCGTGGTCCAAGAGCCTTCCGCCGGGCGGATAATCGCGCTGGCGGACACTGAGAGCAAGGCGGCCGGCTCCGCTGAGGCCAAGATGAACCCGCCGCTCGTCGTCACGCAGACCTTCGAGCCCGGGTCGATCGGCAAGACGATCACGCTCTCCGGGATGCTCCAGGAAGGCACGCGGCAGATGACCGACAAGTTCACCGTGCCCGACCGGATCAAGGTGGACGGCCAGGAGTATCACGACGCGACCGAGCATGGGCCCGAGCGCTGGACCATGGCCGGCATCCTGCAGAATTCCTCGAACGTTGGCATGGTAATGGCCAGCGATAAGTACACCGACCAGCAGCGCTACGAATACCTGACCAAGTTCGGCATAGGGCAGTCCTCAGGGTTGGGCCTGCAGGGCGAGTCCAAGGGCCTGCTGACGCCGCCGAGCGCTTGGGACCGGCGCACGCGCAACACGGTCCTCTTCGGTCAGGGCTACGCCACCAACGCCATTCAGCTGACCAACGCCGTCGCCACCATCGCCAACAAGGGCGTGCGCAACCAGCAGAGCCTGATCAAGTCGGTTTCCGACGAGGACGGCAAGCCCGGGCAGTCGCCCTCCAGCCAGGCAACGCGCGTAATCGATGAACAGGTGGCGGCCCAGGTGATGAACGGCATGGAATCCGTGGCTGACAAGTTCAAGAACGTGGCCGCGGTGGACGGCTACCGGGTGGCCTCCAAGACCGGCACCGCCGAGGTGGCTGGCCAGGATGGCAGGCTCACCTCGATCATCAGCGATTGGGTGGGCGTCATACCGGCCGACAATCCTCGCTTCGTGGTCACCGTCGTGATGAAGGACCCTCAGGGCACCTTCGGCGGTCTGACCGCTGGACCGGTCTTCGCTCAAATTGGTGAATTCCTTATGCAGAAATATGAGCTGCCTCCCTCAGCCCCGCGCACGGATGCTATCCCTGTTCAATGGTGA
- the rsmH gene encoding 16S rRNA (cytosine(1402)-N(4))-methyltransferase RsmH: MGPIETIHAPVLLDECVALVTPALDGPDPWVVDCTLGLAGHACAFLKAAPAAHLIGIDRDQEALGLASERMAREGLGDRFVPVHAAFDQLEDILKDRGLKRVSAVFMDLGLSSLQIDERSRGFSYSQDAPLDMRMDPSQSLTAAQILADYSEEDLARIFQDYGEEHHARRIARALAQARQRQPVRTSAQLDRLVDQAVPRAHRAPGNPAKRVFQALRIEVNGELDKLVRTLPQAVARLRVGGRLVVESYHSLEDRSVKRFMASGLQAKLPQGLPVVPQSARPVFLDLTHGARKADADQVAANPRSASVRLRAVEVSRPIPAERIERWREESSQPVYRANMHPSRRR; encoded by the coding sequence CTGGGGCCGATAGAGACCATTCACGCCCCGGTGCTGTTGGACGAGTGCGTCGCCCTGGTCACTCCGGCCCTGGACGGTCCAGATCCCTGGGTCGTGGATTGCACGTTGGGGCTCGCTGGCCACGCCTGCGCCTTCCTGAAAGCGGCGCCCGCCGCCCACCTGATCGGCATCGACCGTGACCAGGAGGCCTTGGGTCTGGCCAGCGAACGCATGGCCCGGGAAGGGTTGGGGGACCGCTTCGTGCCCGTGCACGCCGCCTTCGATCAGCTGGAGGACATCTTGAAGGACCGGGGACTGAAGCGGGTGAGCGCGGTCTTCATGGACCTGGGATTGTCCAGCCTGCAAATCGACGAACGCTCCCGGGGCTTCTCTTACAGCCAGGACGCGCCTTTGGATATGCGGATGGATCCGAGCCAGAGTTTGACCGCCGCCCAAATCCTGGCCGATTATTCCGAAGAGGACCTGGCCCGGATTTTCCAAGACTACGGGGAGGAGCACCACGCCCGACGGATCGCCCGGGCGCTGGCCCAAGCCCGCCAACGGCAGCCAGTGCGCACCTCAGCCCAGTTGGACCGACTGGTCGACCAGGCCGTACCCCGCGCCCACCGGGCTCCCGGCAACCCCGCCAAGCGGGTCTTCCAAGCCTTGAGGATCGAGGTGAACGGCGAGCTGGACAAGCTGGTCCGAACCTTGCCCCAAGCTGTGGCCCGGCTTCGGGTCGGCGGCCGCTTGGTCGTGGAGTCCTACCACTCCTTGGAGGACCGCAGCGTCAAACGTTTCATGGCCTCTGGGCTCCAAGCCAAGCTGCCCCAAGGGCTCCCGGTCGTACCGCAGTCCGCCCGCCCCGTCTTCCTGGACCTGACCCACGGCGCCCGCAAGGCCGATGCCGATCAGGTGGCTGCCAACCCCCGTTCCGCCTCAGTGCGGTTGCGGGCGGTGGAAGTTAGCCGACCTATACCGGCCGAGCGGATCGAACGCTGGCGGGAGGAGTCCAGTCAACCCGTCTACCGAGCCAACATGCACCCTTCAAGGAGACGATGA